CACGGTTTTTACAAAATCGAAGGAGAAGGTACCTGCGTCTCCGATGGTGCCCAGGGCCTTGCCTTTGTAACTGGCGCCGAACGACTGACAGGCGTCTTCCAGCAGATAGAGGTTATGCTTTTTACAGATCGCCTGTAATGCATCCAGATCAGCCATCGCTCCGCACATATGCACCGGCATTACAGCCTTTGTACGCGGGGTAATAGCCGCTTCAACTGCTTTAGGGTCGAGGGTAAGGGTATCATCAACATCCACCAGTACAGGCGTTGCTCCTACAGAAAAAACAGACTCAAAGCTGGCTACGAATGTAAAGACAGGCATGATAATCTCATCCCCTGCTCCCAGGCCCAGAGCCGCCATCGCCGTTGTCAGCGCTGCTGTTCCACTGGATGCCAGTTGGGTATACTTTACATTCAGTTTATCGCAAATTGCCTGTTCAAGCTCTTTTGCTTTCCAGATGCCTTTACGCGGACCATCAAATCCGTAGCGCATCATAATCCCTGTTTCCAGTACATCGTTCACCTCTTTTCTTTCCTCGGCTCCAAATAGTTCAAATCCGGGCATAAACTGTTGATTTTAAGATATAATTTGAATGACTTGTTTTAAAATGGTGCAGCAAAGTTACTATAATCGTTGTTGCGTTACATAGGAAAAACTGTTTATCTTTTGCTAAAAATTCAACATGCGTTTTATACTGTTTCTTACCCTGTTGGGTACACTTGGCGCTATGTCGCCCCTCACCTCAATTGCCCAGCAGGGCGATCAGCAGAAAATTACCGCTCTGATGACGGCCCAGACCAATGCCTGGAATAAGGGCGACCTGGATGCCTTTATGCAAACCTACTGGCATTCCGATTCCCTCCTGTTCATCAGTAAAAACGGGGTGACATCCGGATGGCAGGCAACACTCGACCGCTACAGGAAAGCCTATCCCGATACCACCGCCATGGGAAAACTTGATTTCAAATTACTGGAATTCAAACGCCTGGCTGCTGATGTATACCTGCTCGTCGGCCACTGGCACCTGGCACGCAGCATCGGGGATCTTCAGGGCCATTTTAGTGTGATACTACGGAAAATCAAAGGGGAATGGAAGATCATTGCTGATCACAGCAGCTGATAAAAAAACCATCCCAGGACTAGGATGGCCGCTATACACCACAACATTAAAGAAGCTTACACTTCTTTAGATTAAGAAGTATGTCAGGGTTTCCGTCGGATTACGGCAGATGCCGAAATGTTTTGACTTTTTTGAAGTCGCTACATGAGAAGAATCTCAAACACTATTCCATCCCGTGAAATCAGGCTTTTAGCCATTAAAAGGAACCCCGGGCGGGGCGCACTTTCCACAAATCACTGATTCACAGTGGAAAAGAATCCCTGTTAAAAAATGTTAATCATATAGCGGCTATCATTAACATTAGATTTACAAAAACTGTGAATAATTTCTCATATTTCCCGTTTATATTCGCAGCCATAAGTGATTTTAACCCATAACCCTTGATCAACCACGAGTAATTTTAATCACCATCCTTCCGAAATCCCCATTTTAATTTTAATCGGTCCTGTTTAGAGCCCCTGTATCTATCTGTTTATTATTCATTTATCACTGGTTATGCCCGGGAAATTTATGCGTATGGCCACCGCTTTGCTGGCCCTGTTTATTTATTGCAGTTGCTCCAAAACAACCGATGTTGCTGTAAAAGCACCGGAAACAGCGAAGGTCCCCGATAGTACCATCGTTCCGGAAAACAAAGTGGACCGGACTTCCCTGTTACAGCTGGTAAACGGGCTGCGGACCCGCGGTTGCAAATGTGGTACCGACCAAATGCCTCCTGTTCCTGCCGTTACGTGGAACGGATTACTTGAAAAAGCAGCCTACGGGCACAGCAAAGACATGACGCTGCGCAATTATTTTGATCACAACAGTCCCGATGGCACCACTCCTGGCGCCCGACTGGATGCAGTAGGATATCATTGGAGTTTTTATGGAGAAAATATCGCTGCCGGCAACATGGATGAACAGGCCGTAATATTGGGCTGGCTCAGCAGTCCAAAGCACTGTCATAATATGATGGATCCCAGGTTTGCAGAATTTGGTGTAGGAAAATATGATAATAACTGGACGATGGAACTCGGCAGCAGACCCGCTTCCCGGAACTGATCAGGGAGCATCCATCTTCTTGCGCCAAGCCTTCCACACATAATACAGGAAGGCCCCCAGCGTGATAACAAACCAGGCATAAAAGAAGATCATCCGGCCCGGGGTAGATTCCTCCGGCACTGCAAATCCCAGGTAAAGACCCAGGAATACGTTACTCAACATCCAGAAAAGACCAATGAAGATGGTACGCATGATCTTTACCAGGAAATGAAACAGATCGTAA
The genomic region above belongs to Chitinophaga sp. 180180018-3 and contains:
- a CDS encoding DUF4440 domain-containing protein, which translates into the protein MRFILFLTLLGTLGAMSPLTSIAQQGDQQKITALMTAQTNAWNKGDLDAFMQTYWHSDSLLFISKNGVTSGWQATLDRYRKAYPDTTAMGKLDFKLLEFKRLAADVYLLVGHWHLARSIGDLQGHFSVILRKIKGEWKIIADHSS
- a CDS encoding CAP domain-containing protein; translation: MPGKFMRMATALLALFIYCSCSKTTDVAVKAPETAKVPDSTIVPENKVDRTSLLQLVNGLRTRGCKCGTDQMPPVPAVTWNGLLEKAAYGHSKDMTLRNYFDHNSPDGTTPGARLDAVGYHWSFYGENIAAGNMDEQAVILGWLSSPKHCHNMMDPRFAEFGVGKYDNNWTMELGSRPASRN